One genomic region from Electrophorus electricus isolate fEleEle1 chromosome 23, fEleEle1.pri, whole genome shotgun sequence encodes:
- the LOC113581106 gene encoding carnitine O-palmitoyltransferase 2, mitochondrial-like isoform X2 — protein MMAHLNSTLWKLKPLARKTTSAGSLLVANQRKYSSKDDAGSEYLHRSVVPTMHYQKSLPRLPVPKLEDTIRRYLAAQRPLLNDEHYSNTEKVAHDFQNGIGKQLHEELVAQDKRNKHTSYISAPWLDMYLCARESVVLNFNPFMSFNPDPKPEYNDQLIRATNMVCSAVRFMKTLRDGLLEPEVFHLNPAKSNTDSFKRFIRWVPSSISWFGAYMVNAYPLDMSQYFRLFNSTRIPKLKRDELFTDQKGNHLLVMKKGIMYVFDVVDRDGNLVKPAEILSHLKYILADSALAPAFPVGVLTSENRDVWAGLREKLIEAGNREALGLVDNALFCLCLDEEEMRDHIHISHNMLHGDGCSRWYDKSFSMILTKDGQAGINLEHSWGDGVAVLCFQNEVYKDSTAKPLVGPGTRPATIDSASAVQRLEFKLNPELECGIAKAKDNFHAAVSKLTINAMEFRRGGKEKLKKQQLSPDAITQLAFQMGFLRQYGKTVATYESCSTAAFRHGRTETIRPASIYTQRCAQAFVQQPGQHSVEQLQGLLDACSKYHSQLTKEAAMGQGFDRHLFALRYLANTKVVVPSLYQDPAYAAINHNILSTSTLTSPSIRLTGFAPVVSDGFGVAYGVHDNWIGCNVSSYPNRNVHEFIQCVQKSLEDIFTVIDGKPINSSSV, from the exons ATGATGGCACACTTAAATTCAACGCTGTGGAAGCTAAAACCTTTGGCACGGAAGACCACTTCTGCAGGGTCACTGCTAGTTGCAAATCAGCGCAAATACAGCAGTAAAGATGATGCAGGCTCCGAATACTTGCATAGAAGTGTTGTTCCAACTATGCACTACCAAAAGAGTCTGCCGCG ATTACCAGTACCAAAACTGGAGGATACAATACGGAGGTATCTCGCAGCTCAAAGACCACTGTTAAATGATGAACACTACAG TAATACAGAAAAAGTGGCACATGATTTCCAGAATGGAATTGGCAAGCAGTTGCATGAGGAGCTTGTGGCACAGGACAAGAGGAATAAGCACACCAGTTATATTTCAG CACCATGGTTGGACATGTACCTATGTGCCCGTGAATCTGTGGTCTTGAACTTTAATCCCTTCATGTCCTTCAATCCTGACCCCAAACCGGAGTACAATGACCAACTCATTCGGGCCACTAACATGGTGTGCTCTGCGGTGCGGTTTATGAAGACCCTGCGTGATGGTCTCCTTGAACCAGAGGTGTTCCACTTAAACCCTGCTAAGAGCAACACTGATTCCTTCAAAAGGTTCATCCGATGGGTGCCCTCTTCTATCTCATGGTTTGGAGCCTACATGGTGAATGCATATCCTTTGGACATGTCTCAGTACTTCCGTCTATTCAATTCTACACGCATCCCTAAACTAAAACGTGATGAGCTCTTCACGGACCAGAAAGGCAATCACCTACTCGTCATGAAAAAAGgcattatgtatgtatttgatgTGGTGGACAGGGATGGTAATCTGGTGAAGCCAGCTGAGATCCTTTCACACCTCAAATACATTCTAGCAGATTCTGCTCTGGCTCCTGCATTTCCCGTGGGGGTCCTGACAAGTGAGAACAGAGATGTTTGGGCAGGGCTGAGGGAGAAGCTTATAGAAGCAGGGAACAGAGAGGCTCTAGGGCTAGTGGACAATGCTctcttttgtctttgtcttgaTGAGGAGGAGATGCGTGACCACATACACATCTCCCACAATATGCTTCATGGGGATGGATGCAGTCGCTGGTACGATAAGTCGTTCAGTATGATCCTAACCAAGGATGGGCAAGCAGGCATTAATCTTGAGCACTCTTGGGGTGACGGTGTAGCTGTCCTATGTTTCCAGAATGAAGTCTATAAAGACAGCACAGCGAAGCCGCTAGTTGGGCCAGGAACCCGGCCCGCTACTATAGACTCTGCTTCTGCAGTCCAGAGGCTGGAATTCAAGTTGAATCCTGAACTGGAGTGTGGAATAGCAAAGGCCAAAGACAACTTCCACGCTGCTGTCTCCAAGCTCACCATCAACGCTATGGAGTTCAgaagaggagggaaagagaagctAAAGAAGCAGCAGCTCAGCCCTGATGCCATTACCCAGCTGGCCTTCCAGATGGGTTTCCTACGTCAGTATGGGAAGACCGTGGCTACGTACGAATCCTGTAGTACTGCAGCCTTCAGGCATGGTCGTACTGAGACCATCCGTCCCGCCAGCATTTACACACAGCGCTGCGCACAGGCCTTCGTTCAGCAGCCTGGCCAGCACAGCGTGGAGCAGCTCCAGGGCCTGCTGGACGCCTGTTCCAAATACCACAGCCAGCTCACCAAAGAAGCAGCCATGG GACAAGGATTTGACAGACATCTCTTTGCCCTGCGCTACCTGGCGAACACTAAAGTTGTAGTGCCAAGTCTGTATCAGGACCCAGCATATGCAGCTATAAACCACAACATCCTGTCCACTAGCACCCTCACTAGCCCTTCCATCAGACTCACTGGCTTTGCACCTGTAGTGTCGGATGGTTTTGGAGTTGCATATGGTGTCCATGACAACTGGATTGGGTGCAATGTATCTAGTTACCCAAATAGGAATGTCCATGAATTCATTCAGTGTGTCCAAAAGTCCCTGGaggacatatttacagttattgaTGGAAAGCCAATTAATTCTAGTTCAGTTTAA
- the LOC113581106 gene encoding carnitine O-palmitoyltransferase 2, mitochondrial-like isoform X1 encodes MMAHLNSTLWKLKPLARKTTSAGSLLVANQRKYSSKDDAGSEYLHRSVVPTMHYQKSLPRLPVPKLEDTIRRYLAAQRPLLNDEHYSNTEKVAHDFQNGIGKQLHEELVAQDKRNKHTSYISAPWLDMYLCARESVVLNFNPFMSFNPDPKPEYNDQLIRATNMVCSAVRFMKTLRDGLLEPEVFHLNPAKSNTDSFKRFIRWVPSSISWFGAYMVNAYPLDMSQYFRLFNSTRIPKLKRDELFTDQKGNHLLVMKKGIMYVFDVVDRDGNLVKPAEILSHLKYILADSALAPAFPVGVLTSENRDVWAGLREKLIEAGNREALGLVDNALFCLCLDEEEMRDHIHISHNMLHGDGCSRWYDKSFSMILTKDGQAGINLEHSWGDGVAVLCFQNEVYKDSTAKPLVGPGTRPATIDSASAVQRLEFKLNPELECGIAKAKDNFHAAVSKLTINAMEFRRGGKEKLKKQQLSPDAITQLAFQMGFLRQYGKTVATYESCSTAAFRHGRTETIRPASIYTQRCAQAFVQQPGQHSVEQLQGLLDACSKYHSQLTKEAAMGECCLSISSIITAHYICRMLEKTCHCKSFLGQGFDRHLFALRYLANTKVVVPSLYQDPAYAAINHNILSTSTLTSPSIRLTGFAPVVSDGFGVAYGVHDNWIGCNVSSYPNRNVHEFIQCVQKSLEDIFTVIDGKPINSSSV; translated from the exons ATGATGGCACACTTAAATTCAACGCTGTGGAAGCTAAAACCTTTGGCACGGAAGACCACTTCTGCAGGGTCACTGCTAGTTGCAAATCAGCGCAAATACAGCAGTAAAGATGATGCAGGCTCCGAATACTTGCATAGAAGTGTTGTTCCAACTATGCACTACCAAAAGAGTCTGCCGCG ATTACCAGTACCAAAACTGGAGGATACAATACGGAGGTATCTCGCAGCTCAAAGACCACTGTTAAATGATGAACACTACAG TAATACAGAAAAAGTGGCACATGATTTCCAGAATGGAATTGGCAAGCAGTTGCATGAGGAGCTTGTGGCACAGGACAAGAGGAATAAGCACACCAGTTATATTTCAG CACCATGGTTGGACATGTACCTATGTGCCCGTGAATCTGTGGTCTTGAACTTTAATCCCTTCATGTCCTTCAATCCTGACCCCAAACCGGAGTACAATGACCAACTCATTCGGGCCACTAACATGGTGTGCTCTGCGGTGCGGTTTATGAAGACCCTGCGTGATGGTCTCCTTGAACCAGAGGTGTTCCACTTAAACCCTGCTAAGAGCAACACTGATTCCTTCAAAAGGTTCATCCGATGGGTGCCCTCTTCTATCTCATGGTTTGGAGCCTACATGGTGAATGCATATCCTTTGGACATGTCTCAGTACTTCCGTCTATTCAATTCTACACGCATCCCTAAACTAAAACGTGATGAGCTCTTCACGGACCAGAAAGGCAATCACCTACTCGTCATGAAAAAAGgcattatgtatgtatttgatgTGGTGGACAGGGATGGTAATCTGGTGAAGCCAGCTGAGATCCTTTCACACCTCAAATACATTCTAGCAGATTCTGCTCTGGCTCCTGCATTTCCCGTGGGGGTCCTGACAAGTGAGAACAGAGATGTTTGGGCAGGGCTGAGGGAGAAGCTTATAGAAGCAGGGAACAGAGAGGCTCTAGGGCTAGTGGACAATGCTctcttttgtctttgtcttgaTGAGGAGGAGATGCGTGACCACATACACATCTCCCACAATATGCTTCATGGGGATGGATGCAGTCGCTGGTACGATAAGTCGTTCAGTATGATCCTAACCAAGGATGGGCAAGCAGGCATTAATCTTGAGCACTCTTGGGGTGACGGTGTAGCTGTCCTATGTTTCCAGAATGAAGTCTATAAAGACAGCACAGCGAAGCCGCTAGTTGGGCCAGGAACCCGGCCCGCTACTATAGACTCTGCTTCTGCAGTCCAGAGGCTGGAATTCAAGTTGAATCCTGAACTGGAGTGTGGAATAGCAAAGGCCAAAGACAACTTCCACGCTGCTGTCTCCAAGCTCACCATCAACGCTATGGAGTTCAgaagaggagggaaagagaagctAAAGAAGCAGCAGCTCAGCCCTGATGCCATTACCCAGCTGGCCTTCCAGATGGGTTTCCTACGTCAGTATGGGAAGACCGTGGCTACGTACGAATCCTGTAGTACTGCAGCCTTCAGGCATGGTCGTACTGAGACCATCCGTCCCGCCAGCATTTACACACAGCGCTGCGCACAGGCCTTCGTTCAGCAGCCTGGCCAGCACAGCGTGGAGCAGCTCCAGGGCCTGCTGGACGCCTGTTCCAAATACCACAGCCAGCTCACCAAAGAAGCAGCCATGGGTGAGTGTTGTCTTTCCATTTCTTCTATCATTACAGCTCACTATATTTGTAGAATGCTGGAGAAAACATGTCACTGTAAATCATTTTTAGGACAAGGATTTGACAGACATCTCTTTGCCCTGCGCTACCTGGCGAACACTAAAGTTGTAGTGCCAAGTCTGTATCAGGACCCAGCATATGCAGCTATAAACCACAACATCCTGTCCACTAGCACCCTCACTAGCCCTTCCATCAGACTCACTGGCTTTGCACCTGTAGTGTCGGATGGTTTTGGAGTTGCATATGGTGTCCATGACAACTGGATTGGGTGCAATGTATCTAGTTACCCAAATAGGAATGTCCATGAATTCATTCAGTGTGTCCAAAAGTCCCTGGaggacatatttacagttattgaTGGAAAGCCAATTAATTCTAGTTCAGTTTAA
- the magoh gene encoding protein mago nashi homolog has protein sequence MSTSDFYLRYYVGHKGKFGHEFLEFEFRPDGKLRYANNSNYKNDVMIRKEAYVHKSVMEELKRIIDDSEITKEDDALWPPPDRVGRQELEIVIGDEHISFTTSKIGSLIDVNQSKDPEGLRVFYYLVQDLKCLVFSLIGLHFKIKPI, from the exons ATGTCCACAAGCGACTTCTATTTAAGATACTATGTGGGACACAAAGGGAAATTTGGTCACGAGTTTCTGGAATTTGAATTTAGGCCGGACG GAAAGTTGAGGTATGCAAACAACAGCAACTACAAAAACGACGTCATGATCAGAAAAGAG GCTTACGTTCACAAAAGTGTGATGGAGGAGCTCAAGAGGATCATTGATGACAGTGAAATCACCAAGGAAGATGATGCGTTGTGGCCCCCTCCTGACAGGGTTGGCAGACAG GAACTCGAGATTGTCATTGGTGATGAACATATTTCATTTACAACATCCAAAATTGGCTCTTTGATCGATGTCAACCAGTCTAA AGATCCAGAAGGCCTGAGAGTATTTTACTACCTGGTACAGGATCTCAAGTGTCTTGTCTTCAGTCTTATTGGCCTCCATTTCAAGATCAAGCCTATCTAA
- the uck2a gene encoding uridine-cytidine kinase 2-A isoform X2 encodes MELLGQNKIDHHQRQVAILSQDSFYKVLTPEQKARALKGQFNFDHPDAFDNELIVKTLWDIMEGRTVQIPVYDFVTHSRKEETVTVYPADVVLFEGILMFYSQEIRDLFQMKLFVDTDADTRLSRRVLRDISERGRDLEQILSQYITFVKPAFEEFCLPTKKYADVIIPRGADNLVAINLIVQHIQDILTGGVTKRLNGFLNGHSTPQKRQPSDSSSRPH; translated from the exons TTCTTGGACAGAATAAGATTGACCATCACCAAAGGCAGGTTGCCATCCTCAGTCAAGACAGCTTCTACAAGGTGCTCACTCCAGAGCAGAAGGCCAGGGCCCTCAAGGGACAGTTCAACTTTGACCATCCGG ATGCATTTGATAATGAGTTGATAGTGAAGACTCTGTGGGACATCATGGAGGGGAGAACAGTTCAAATCCCCGTCTACGATTTTGTTACCCATTCCAG GAAGGAGGAAACAGTGACTGTGTACCCAGCTGACGTGGTTCTGTTCGAGGGCATTCTAATGTTCTACTCGCAGGAGATACGGGACCTGTTTCAGATGAAGCTGTTTGTGGACACTGATGCAGACACACGACTCTCACGCAGAG tgttgAGGGACATCAGTGAGAGAGGACGGGACCTGGAGCAGATCTTAAGCCAGTACATCACATTTGTGAAGCCTGCCTTTGAAGAGTTCTGCCTGCCA acGAAGAAGTATGCTGACGTTATCATCCCGAGGGGCGCTGATAATCTAG TTGCTATAAATCTGATAGTGCAGCACATTCAGGACATTCTGACCGGTGGTGTGACCAAGCGGCTGAACGGTTTCCTCAATGGgcacagcacaccacagaaACGGCAGCCATCGGACTCCAGCAGCAGACCACACTGA
- the cpt2 gene encoding carnitine O-palmitoyltransferase 2, mitochondrial, giving the protein MAYFLSTHLNSTLWKLKPLALKTTSAGALLIANQRKYSSKDDAGSEYLHRSVVPTMHYQKSLPRLPVPKLEDTIRRYLAAQRPLLNDEHYSNTEKVAHDFQNGIGKQLHEELVAQDKRNKHTSYISAPWFDMYLCARESVVLNFNPFMSFNPDPKPEYNDQLIRATNMVCSAVRFMKTLRDGLLEPEVFHLNPAKSNTDSFKRFIRWVPSSISWFGAYMVNAYPLDMSQYFRLFNSTRIPKPKRDELFTGQKGNHLLVMKKGNMYVFDVVDRDGNLVKPSEILSHLKYILSDSAPAPAFPVGVLTSENRDVWAGLREKLIEAGNREALGLVDNALFCLCLDEEEMRDHIHISHHMLHGDGCNRWYDKSFSMILTKDGQAAINFEHSWGDGVAVLRFQNEVYKDSTAKPLVGPKTQPATIDSASAVQRLEFNLNPELESGIVKAKDNFHAAVSKLTINAMEFRKGGKEQLKKKKLSPDAIAQLAFQMGFLRQYGKTVATYESCSTAAFRHGRTETIRPASIHTQRCAQAFVQQPGQHSVEQLQGLLDACSKYHSQLTKEAAMGQGFDRHLFALRYLANTKGMAVPSLYQDPAYAAINHNILSTSTLTSPAINLGGFAPVVSDGFGVGYGIHDNWIGCNVSSYPSRNVHEFLQCVQKSLEDIFTVIDGKPIKSSSV; this is encoded by the exons ATTACCAGTACCAAAACTGGAGGATACAATACGGAGGTATCTCGCAGCTCAAAGACCACTGTTAAATGATGAACACTACAG TAATACAGAGAAAGTGGCACATGATTTCCAGAATGGAATTGGCAAGCAGTTGCATGAGGAGCTTGTGGCACAGGACAAGAGGAATAAGCACACCAGTTATATTTCAG CACCATGGTTTGACATGTACCTATGTGCCCGTGAATCTGTGGTCTTGAACTTTAATCCCTTCATGTCCTTCAATCCTGACCCCAAACCGGAGTACAATGACCAACTCATTCGGGCCACTAACATGGTGTGCTCTGCGGTGCGGTTTATGAAGACCCTGCGTGATGGTCTCCTTGAACCAGAGGTGTTCCACTTAAACCCTGCTAAGAGCAACACTGATTCCTTCAAAAGGTTCATCCGATGGGTGCCCTCTTCTATCTCATGGTTTGGAGCCTACATGGTGAATGCGTATCCCTTGGACATGTCTCAGTACTTCCGTCTGTTCAATTCCACACGCATCCCCAAACCAAAACGTGATGAGCTCTTCACGGGCCAGAAAGGCAATCACCTACTCGTCATGAAAAAAGGCAATATGTATGTATTCGATGTGGTGGACAGGGATGGTAATCTGGTGAAGCCATCTGAGATCCTTTCACACCTCAAATACATTCTATCAGATTCTGCTCCGGCTCCTGCATTTCCCGTGGGGGTCCTGACAAGTGAGAACAGAGATGTTTGGGCAGGGCTGAGGGAGAAGCTTATAGAAGCAGGGAACAGAGAGGCTCTAGGGCTAGTGGACAATGCTctcttttgtctttgtcttgaTGAGGAGGAGATGCGTGACCACATACACATCTCCCATCACATGCTTCATGGGGATGGATGCAATCGCTGGTACGATAAGTCGTTCAGTATGATCCTAACTAAGGATGGGCAGGCAGCCATTAATTTTGAGCACTCTTGGGGTGACGGTGTAGCTGTCCTACGTTTCCAGAATGAAGTCTATAAAGACAGCACAGCGAAGCCGCTAGTTGGGCCAAAAACCCAGCCTGCTACTATAGACTCTGCTTCTGCAGTCCAGAGGCTGGagttcaatttgaatcctgaactGGAGAGTGGAATAGTGAAGGCCAAAGACAACTTCCACGCTGCTGTCTCCAAGCTCACTATCAACGCTATGGAGTTcagaaaaggaggaaaagagcAGCTAAAGAAGAAGAAGCTCAGCCCTGATGCCATTGCCCAGCTGGCCTTCCAGATGGGCTTCCTACGTCAGTATGGGAAGACCGTGGCTACGTACGAATCCTGTAGTACTGCAGCCTTCAGGCATGGTCGTACTGAGACCATCCGTCCCGccagcattcacacacagcGCTGCGCACAAGCCTTCGTTCAGCAGCCTGGCCAGCACAGTGTGGAACAGCTCCAGGGCCTGCTGGACGCCTGTTCCAAATACCATAGCCAGCTCACCAAAGAAGCAGCCATGG GACAAGGATTTGACAGACATCTCTTTGCCTTGCGCTACCTGGCGAACACTAAAGGAATGGCAGTGCCAAGTCTGTATCAGGACCCAGCATATGCAGCTATAAACCACAACATCCTGTCCACCAGCACCCTCACTAGCCCTGCCATCAACCTGGGTGGCTTTGCACCTGTAGTGTCGGATGGTTTTGGAGTGGGATATGGCATCCATGACAACTGGATTGGGTGCAATGTATCTAGCTACCCAAGCAGAAATGTCCATGAATTCCTTCAGTGTGTCCAAAAGTCCCTGGAGGACATTTTTACAGTTATTGATGGAAAGCCAATTAAGTCTAGTTCAGTTTAA